TCAGGATGGTGAAAGCCGACGAACTAACCACGGCGGATATGCGCCCCCTTTCCGGTCGTTCCCCATTTGGAACCAAGCTCCCGTAAGCAGCCCTTGGCCTCGCTCGGCAGCAACGTCCTGATAGGGAGGAGGGCGGAAGTTCGGCTTGGATGACATGAAGGTCTGCAGAGCGGACGGAGCGGCTTTCGCTGCGGTTACTCGAACGGCCGCTTTGGCGTGAATCTAAATTCAAACAGCAAAGCGCCCGATGGGTTTCACCGGGCACTTCTTTCTCAAGTCACCTCGAGATTACTTGGTAGCGAGGATGTCGAAATTGTGAACGTTTGCCACCACACCGTCGTCCCATCCGCCTGAGACCAATTCTGAAGCCTTTTCATTCAGGAGTCCGGCGACTTGTCCGGCAAAGTGCGCTTCGCGGCCAGAGTTGTCGGCAAAAATGTCGAAGATGGCGAAGTTGTTCTCGTCAATCTGCAGCGCCGCCCAGAACAATGTCTTGGGTTCGGTATCTGCGACGATGGGGCCGGCGGCGGTCAGCAAGGCTGCCAATTCGGGGCCTTTACCTGGAGCAGCTTCGAGCTTGATGTAAGTTGCGGTCGTTGCCGTGTAGAGATCAACCGGCGCTTTTGCCGACAGGACATCGGAGTTGTTGATATTCGCGACAACACCGTCGTCCCATCCTCCGTCGACCAACGTGTCGGCGTTTTGGTTCAAAGCCGCAGCAACCGCTCCTGAGAAGTGAGCGTCGCGTGCTTCTTCATCTACGAAGATGTCAAAGATTGCGAGCGTATCGTCGGCTTGCAGAGCAAACCAAAATACAGTGCCCGGCTCTGTTTCTCCCACGATAGGTGCGGCACCAGCCAGAAACTCCGCGAAGGCTCCGGTCTGGCCTTCGGCGGCGGGCATGGCGATGTAGCTGGCAGTGTGATTTTCCATTGGGTTGTCCTGTGCAGTTGCAGAAGTTGTGATCAGAGCCAGTGCGGCGAATGTCTGAAGGATTTGCGTTTTCATGGTCGTCCCCTGATTTGAAGTGCATCGTGTTTGGTTTCGATGCACTCTTGTCCCATGCCGGATGCGCCGGGCTCCAATTCCGAAATTCTATTCTTTGATAGACATGGGCTATAGAAGTTGTTTTGATGACCTGAGCCGAAATGTGACGGAGAATGCGGCGATGGAAATGAACCAGATCAGGTATTTTCTCGCTGTCTGCGAGCACCGGAACTTCACCCATGCGGCCAGTGCCTCCAATGTCTCCCAACCTTCCTTGACGACTGCGATCAAGAAACTTGAAGACGAGCTTGGAGGTGACCTGTTTGTCAGGGACCGTGCGGGATGCAGGCTTACGGCACTCGGAAAACTCATGCAGCCAAGGTTGCAGACGGTTCATGATGAGACGCGACAGGCTAAGGCCGAGGCGGTCCGTCATATGCGCTTGGAGCGGGTTCCAATCTCTGTCGGTATCGGCGAAACGATTGGCCACAACAGGATTTCGGCAGCTTTGGAGCGTACTCGTACGCGATTGCCGCAAGCCGAAATCGAACTGATCGTTGCGTCATCTTCTGAGCTTCTTGCTGGGTTGCGAGATGGTGAATTTGACGTTGTCGTCACAGCAGAGAAGGTCAGCGAAGACCTCTATCGTATAGATCATCTCTATGATGAGGACTACAAGGTAGTGGTGTCAAAGTCGCACCCGTTGTCTGAACTAGATGCGATTTCTCTTTCGACTCTTGCTAAAACTGACATGCTTGACCGACTAAATTGCGAAATGCGGGATGCTTTGCATGCGACCTGCGCGGATCATGGTCACGAACTCTACGCGGCCTATCGGTCAAATCGCGTGGATTGGCTAGTTGAACTTGCTCGGCAAGGGTCAGGTGCGGTGATCCTGCCAGCCACCGCTATTCCTTCGGACATGGGCCTTGTGTCGAAACCCATCGATGGCCTTGAAATATCAAGAACTGTTTTGGCCCTTCGATATCGGCACCAAACGACGAGACCAGAGACAAATGATCTGATCCGTGAGATGACGGTAAGCGGCAAGCCGAGGCCGTTCAGGCGTCGTAATTCCACGGCATAAGCGCGTCGATTTCACTGCTCGGCCAACCGTTGGCGATGCGCTCGAGGGTCTGGGTAAGCCAGGCATTCGGATCGACATTGTTCATTCTTGCCGTCTGCAGCAGCGTAGCGATCGTCGCCCAGCTTCTTCCGCCGCCGTCGCTGCCGGCAAACAGCGCGTTCTTCCGCGTTATGGCCTGCGGCCGGATTGCCCGTTCAACGATGTTGGAGTCCAGCTCTATGCGGCCGTCGCTCAGGAAGCGCTCAAAGATGGCGCGGCGCGTGGTCGCATAGCGGATCGCCTCGGCGAGCTTCGATTTTCCGGATATCCGTGGCAGGGTCTTGTGCCAGAGATCGAAGAGCTCAGAGACAATTACGGCGGAGGTTTGCTGACGCACCGCGACGCGGGCGTCGGGACTTTGACCTCGAGCGGCCTCCTCGACCTGCCAGAGCTTTGCCATCCGTTCGACCGTCGCCGTTGCTACCTCGGAGCTTTTCCCGACATGTAGCTCATAGAACTTGCGCCGACTGTGTGACCATCAACCAGCCAATGTGACGCCACCATTGCCACCGTCAGATCTCGCGAGCTTGTTGTAGGCGGCATAACCGTCGACCTGCAAAATGCCGTGATAGCCATTCAGGTGGCGGGCAACGCATTCGCCGGCTCGACTGTCCTCGAAGCGGTAGGCGACCATCGGCGGGCCGCTGCCGCCGAACGGACGATCATCCCTGGCATAGGCCCACAGCCATGCTGTTTTCGTTGCTCCCGAACCTGGAGCAAGCGTCGGCAACGTCGTTTCGTCGGCGAAGACCCGTTCGGCCTTCTTTATCTCGACAAGGATGTAATCGGCGAGGATTTCCAGCTCGAAGCCGAGCTTGCCCATCCATTGCGCCATCAGCCTGCGGTCGAGTTCGACCTTGTCGCGGGCGTAGATCGCCTCCTGTCGATAGAGCGGCAGGCCATCGGCATACTTTGAGACGGCAATCTGCGCCAGAAGCGCCTCTGTCGGAATGCCGCTCTCGATGATGTGTGCCGGCGCCGGCGCCTGGACGACGCCGTCCTCGTTTCTGAAGGCATATTTCGGACGGCGGGTGACGATGACGCGGAACTTCGCCGGCACAACATCCAGCCGCTCGCTGACATCCTCGCCGATCAGCACCTTCTGCCTGCCGGCATGCTCCGGCAGCTCTTCCGGCTCGATCACCACTTCGACCCGTTCCAGATGCGGGGCGAAGCCTTTGCGCGGCCGCGGCGGACGCTTGCCACCGGCACGCTCGTGGCCCTTGTTGAGCCCGGCTTTGATCGCAGCAATGCCGGTCTCGATTTCCTCGAAGACGAAAGCCTGCTGTTCGTTGTCGGCGGCGGGGAAGCCAAGCTTTTCCGATCGCCGACCGAAGCGGGCACGATCGAACGCTTTCAGGATCTGCATCAGCGGCCCAATGCGCTCATCGGCATCGGCGTTTTGCGCCTTGAGATTGGCAACCTCGGCTTCCAGAGCGTCGGCGCGCGCCGCCTTTTCTGCCATAGCAAGCGCAAACGCTTTCAGCGTTTCAATGTCATCAGGAAGCTGGAGGGCGGGCGGTGTCATGGAGCTACCAGAGCACACTTTTTACCGGTTTTCCTGCCTTTTCAGGCTGGTGATTCACTTCGCCGCAGGACCTTATCCAACGATCTCCGGTGGCCTGACAGGCCGAGATCGAACCCGCTTCCAGTCCATGCCATCGATGAGAGCCAGAAGCTGAGCATGGTTGAGATGAATCCGGTTATGGCCGATGCGGGGCCAGCAGAACTGCGCTTTCTCCAGCCGCTTGGCGTAAAGGCACACGCCGGACCCGTCCCACCAGACGATCTTAATCCTGTCCGCACGTTTGGCCCGGAAGACATACAGCGCGCCGTTGAACGGATCGCTACCGGCATCCCGCACCAGAGACAGCAAACCGTCCGGTCCCTTGCGGAAGTCGACGGGATAGCTGGCAAGGAAGACCTTCACACCCGCAGGGATCATGACGAACGCACCGCACGGATAACCCGACGCAAGTGCGCTTCGCTGACATCTGCCCGAGCACGTATGACCGCCTCGCCGATGACAACTTCGATCAATGTGTCGCTGGCTTCTGTCACTGCAGCTTCACGACGTGTCGGTTCCGTCAAACCCGCCCGGGCATTCAGGACTGCACGACGCCAGCCAAAGAGCTGGGATGGATGGATGTCCAGTCGACGCGAGATTGCCGAAACATTTGCTCCTGGCTCGAGCGCCTCCGCCACGGCTTGGGCCTTAAAATCATCAGACCAGCGTCGACGTAGCTGCCGAGGCGCACCCTCGAAGCGGCCGGCGACAGCTTCAATCATATGGAAAGTTCTAGTTTCAGGACCAGGCGCAGACATAGAAGCTCACTGCAGTTCAATATGTCTGATACTGTTATCTCAACGCCAGACCACTCGGCCAGATGGGGCCAGCTTGTCGCTTACAGATGACGCGCACGCCGGCGTAATGAGGTCGGTAATCGACATTCGCCCATCGTGCAGCATTCGTCACTCTGGGCTCAGTGCTGCCTTTCACTGCGATGGACACGAACGGCAGCTAAGGGCCGAAAATGACGCCGCTCCTGTCAACGCGGAACGTCCGCTTTCCTGAGTTCGTTCCAACAAGGTGCCTGTCAGGTTACGGCCCCATTCCGGTCATTCCAAAACCAGGCCAACTATGGAATCTGAATAGAGTGAGGACCATCACCCATTCTGCAAATGCCAATTAAAGAATGAAGTACCGATGGATCACGTAGGCGAGCTTCCATAGCGACAGGATAGCCGCTGCGGCGAGAGCGATCAAAAACAGCATAAGCCAGTCATGATTTGTAATAGCAGTCTCAATGATGTTCAGAAATTTCAAGAACAACAGGCCGAAGGATAGAGCAACAGCCGCCATCACGGCGGCGGCTGGCAAGCATAGAAGCAAGATGATTGGCCAATAGACAAGCTTTCGAACAGCACGTTCTCCGACGCCGGCCTCATAGTTCTTCTGATCCCGGACGGGGCGAAGGTACTTTGGAATTTGCATATTTTCCTCCTTCCTGATCGGCGGCCGTCAGTGGCGCGGCAGCAATCGCCTGACGTCGTCATACGAAACCTTGCCCTCATCGACGTTCTGTTGGGCCGCATCATGCATGGAGCGGGCAAGAACGCGGTCGGCCGACTCCTGCATCAGACGGCTCACGACCTTCGGCCAGTCCCCGATAGGCGCCGAGACAAACTGATCGCGCACATAGTCGTCAAACAGCAGATACTCGCGCAATGGTACTCGGCCGCGATGGTCGCTGGTGCGGACCAGGTGCTGAACGACAAAGAGCTGGAGCGACGTGATCAGGTCGAACGCGCGCGCATCGCGTTCTTCGGCCGGGAAGTTCACGACCATGCGCCGCAAGCCCTCCGCCACCGATCCGGCATGCGTGGTGGTGTACACCAAGTGGCCGGTCAGACTGGCCTCCAGGCAACCCTCGAGGGAGGCTTTGTCTCGGGCCTCGCCCAGCGAAATAATATCAGGCGCACAGCGCAGCGCCGCCCACACCCCGTCGCCGAAAGATGGCAGGTTGCGACCTTCGCCGATTTCCGACTGCTCGATGGAGGATGCACAGTCGCTGTGATCCGTCAGCACGTCTGAATAGGTGAACTCGATAGGCGCCTGCAGATCGACGATCGCTTTCGGATCAGCCGTGTTTTCAAGATGAAAGCGCGTGATCCCGGCAAGCGTCGTGGACTTTCCCTGGCCGGTCGCGCCGGCGACCACGACAATGCCATGCTGAGGCGACATGTACGGGCGCACCTCACTGTCGAGGCCGACGTCATCGATCGTTGGCGTCTTTGTCGGCAACGGCCGCATCGTCATGGAAATGCCGTCGCCAGCCCCTTTCATCACGCCCTTGGCGTTTACGCGGAAACGCTGACGCCGGTGACGATCAATCGGAACCTCGAACGAGAAGTCCAGGGGCCGCCCTTGACGCAGGATGCTGAACGCATCTTCCGACCGCCACATATGGCTCAGGATACTCAAGACCTCGGAAGCGTTCAGTGGCTTTGCCGTCGCAAAATGCTGCGTGCCGTGCATCTTGATCCGGATACGACTGTCGGTCTGTATCCTGATGTCCGACGCCCCTTTGATCGAGGCCCCGACCAGCAACTGCTGAAACGGCTCCATATCGCCGTCAAAGCGCAACGGCTCATGGTTCAGGACGCGAGCATAGGGCTCCTGTGGGTCATAGGCGTCTTCGGTCAAATTCGATAGATCAACCGCCGGCATTACTTCGCCACCTGAAAACGTCTCTGGATTGGCTTCCATCGGGCCGGGTTTTTAACAAACCGGGCGGCATCATCGATCTCGACACGGCGCTCGCCAATATAGAGCTCGTTGACGTCGCCGGCCGCGCGGGTCTCGCTCGACTTCAGCACGAGGTTGGTAATAAGGCCGGCTTCCACTGCCTTGCGATACTCGACCATCCCGAGATAGTCACGCCGCAACAGGTTCATGTTTTCCTGTAAAGCGGCATCGGCCTGTTGCACACCTTGCGCCCAGCCTTCATCGAGATATTGCGACCAGATTTTCGTTTCATCAGCATCCTGCGGCAACAGCCGATCGTCAGGCTCGCGCGGCGTATCGAGCGGCAACACCAGATAGTCGCGCCAGGTCGGCAGAATGGCGACCAGTCGGCCGGGCTCCTCGATGCGGTAGTATTCGTCGGCGGCAACGCTCTTGCGGCCGTTGTCGGTGACGTTGATCGCAGCCGTTGCGCGGGTGATCACCGGCGGCAACACGTAGCCTGTTTCCCGCGGCGCCTTGAACGCGACCCGGTTGAAATTGAAGGTTTCAGAGAGCTTGACCGATTCACGCTCCAGATCGTTCATGATCTCCCAGCTGCGCCGCTCAAATCCTGCTTGTGCCCCATAGGCAAGGGCAGCGTCCCGAAGGACCGAATAGCGTTGCTCCTCAACCTCGGTCCCGCCAAGTTTTCCGCGTTTGGCCCGGGAAGCAAACTGCTTGTAGGACAAAGGCGCATATCTCGGACTGGTGAGGTCGTCAGGGCCGCCGAGCTGCGGGATGGGCGGCGGTTCCGGGGTTTCGTCCTTCATTGTTGCGCATGAAGACAAAAGCGCGGCCATAAGAATGCCTGTCAGCGTCATGGCACGAAGGCGACGGTGAGAAAGGGGCTGGCTCACGGCTTGAGGTCCTCCTGATGCGGGATCGGGCTTTGCTCAGGGCGAGCGTAATAGATCGTCATATGTCTGGCGCCCTGATCGATCACAAGGCGCGCCCGCCCCTTCGCCTGTCCGTAGGCTTCCCGAAGCAATCCCAAAGCCGTCAGATTGTAGAAATTGGTCGAGATCAAAATCGGAGCGCCGGACCTTTCCCCGGACGCTGACACGCTATAGTCCACTTCGCTGGCAACCCGCGTTGTCAGCTCATCCAATGTTCCCTGCCATTCGGCATCAACGATCTTCATAAGCGGACCTTGGGCAATCTCCGGATTGCGCACCTCAACCGTATTCGTTGCGCGCGGTTCCAGGACATTTTGATAGAGCGCTGCGTCGTTCAATTCGCTTCGAACGAGATGGACTTGGTTGTCGATGTAATTGATCGTAGGGGAATCCGACGGGATGTCTCTTGTGCTGGTACAGCCAGCGAGCACAGCCAGTGCCAGGCTGATCGCGATGCGCATGGGGAAACCTCTTGCGGTGCGGAAAATGCAGCGTATTACATCTGCAATTCACCACACTGGCCGCCTTGATGCAACATCCAAGAGAACAAAAGGGCGATTAGTCACCATTCTTGCCGATTTTGGAGCGCTTATCTCCCAATCGAATGATACTGCGACTTCGCGTGCTCAAGACGAATTTCGCGCCGTTGTGTCCGATCGATCTCGACACACCTGTCATAGGCAGCGCAGACCTGGCGGGCATCATGATAGATACCCGATCTTTCTTCTGGAGAAAGATCCGGCATAGCACGCGCGATCATGTCTCGGTCCGGCACACCGCTGCTGTCACCAAACCGTGCCCTGATCTCACGCGCTAGACCCCGCAGTTGACCGACCGCTTCACTGTCTTCGATCGCCGCCCTTTCAAGCGCGCGACGTTCGTCAGAGCCTTCCGGTAGGTTAGAAGCTTTCGACAGAGACGCCACGACGTCCCTGGCGGCCGGAGACAGCCCGCCAACCGGCTCGGCCATCTGGCTCCGCAGCTTCCTTTCCAACTTTTCGGCACCCGCAATGCTCACCCTCAAAGACCCGATAAAGGCATCAGCGCTACTGGTTGCCGGCATCACCGCCGCAAGTGCTGCTTTCCGCTCATCATCAGGACGCCCCAGGAGGCTTGTTTTACCATGCAGCTCGCCTAGCGATACCGGGTTCTCATCCATCGCTCTCAGTACCTGAGTGA
This DNA window, taken from Martelella sp. NC20, encodes the following:
- a CDS encoding putative quinol monooxygenase, producing the protein MKTQILQTFAALALITTSATAQDNPMENHTASYIAMPAAEGQTGAFAEFLAGAAPIVGETEPGTVFWFALQADDTLAIFDIFVDEEARDAHFSGAVAAALNQNADTLVDGGWDDGVVANINNSDVLSAKAPVDLYTATTATYIKLEAAPGKGPELAALLTAAGPIVADTEPKTLFWAALQIDENNFAIFDIFADNSGREAHFAGQVAGLLNEKASELVSGGWDDGVVANVHNFDILATK
- a CDS encoding LysR family transcriptional regulator; the protein is MEMNQIRYFLAVCEHRNFTHAASASNVSQPSLTTAIKKLEDELGGDLFVRDRAGCRLTALGKLMQPRLQTVHDETRQAKAEAVRHMRLERVPISVGIGETIGHNRISAALERTRTRLPQAEIELIVASSSELLAGLRDGEFDVVVTAEKVSEDLYRIDHLYDEDYKVVVSKSHPLSELDAISLSTLAKTDMLDRLNCEMRDALHATCADHGHELYAAYRSNRVDWLVELARQGSGAVILPATAIPSDMGLVSKPIDGLEISRTVLALRYRHQTTRPETNDLIREMTVSGKPRPFRRRNSTA
- the tnpB gene encoding IS66 family insertion sequence element accessory protein TnpB (TnpB, as the term is used for proteins encoded by IS66 family insertion elements, is considered an accessory protein, since TnpC, encoded by a neighboring gene, is a DDE family transposase.), giving the protein MIPAGVKVFLASYPVDFRKGPDGLLSLVRDAGSDPFNGALYVFRAKRADRIKIVWWDGSGVCLYAKRLEKAQFCWPRIGHNRIHLNHAQLLALIDGMDWKRVRSRPVRPPEIVG
- a CDS encoding transposase; this encodes MIEAVAGRFEGAPRQLRRRWSDDFKAQAVAEALEPGANVSAISRRLDIHPSQLFGWRRAVLNARAGLTEPTRREAAVTEASDTLIEVVIGEAVIRARADVSEAHLRRVIRAVRSS
- a CDS encoding type IV pilus twitching motility protein PilT, which codes for MPAVDLSNLTEDAYDPQEPYARVLNHEPLRFDGDMEPFQQLLVGASIKGASDIRIQTDSRIRIKMHGTQHFATAKPLNASEVLSILSHMWRSEDAFSILRQGRPLDFSFEVPIDRHRRQRFRVNAKGVMKGAGDGISMTMRPLPTKTPTIDDVGLDSEVRPYMSPQHGIVVVAGATGQGKSTTLAGITRFHLENTADPKAIVDLQAPIEFTYSDVLTDHSDCASSIEQSEIGEGRNLPSFGDGVWAALRCAPDIISLGEARDKASLEGCLEASLTGHLVYTTTHAGSVAEGLRRMVVNFPAEERDARAFDLITSLQLFVVQHLVRTSDHRGRVPLREYLLFDDYVRDQFVSAPIGDWPKVVSRLMQESADRVLARSMHDAAQQNVDEGKVSYDDVRRLLPRH
- a CDS encoding type IV secretory system conjugative DNA transfer family protein, with protein sequence MTLTGILMAALLSSCATMKDETPEPPPIPQLGGPDDLTSPRYAPLSYKQFASRAKRGKLGGTEVEEQRYSVLRDAALAYGAQAGFERRSWEIMNDLERESVKLSETFNFNRVAFKAPRETGYVLPPVITRATAAINVTDNGRKSVAADEYYRIEEPGRLVAILPTWRDYLVLPLDTPREPDDRLLPQDADETKIWSQYLDEGWAQGVQQADAALQENMNLLRRDYLGMVEYRKAVEAGLITNLVLKSSETRAAGDVNELYIGERRVEIDDAARFVKNPARWKPIQRRFQVAK
- a CDS encoding DotD/TraH family lipoprotein (Members of this family include DotD of type IVB secretion systems and TraH of plasmid conjugative plasmid systems, both lipoproteins.), with translation MRIAISLALAVLAGCTSTRDIPSDSPTINYIDNQVHLVRSELNDAALYQNVLEPRATNTVEVRNPEIAQGPLMKIVDAEWQGTLDELTTRVASEVDYSVSASGERSGAPILISTNFYNLTALGLLREAYGQAKGRARLVIDQGARHMTIYYARPEQSPIPHQEDLKP